The following proteins are encoded in a genomic region of Dehalococcoidia bacterium:
- the porA gene encoding pyruvate ferredoxin oxidoreductase: MTKRVGMEVSVAIGEMVKMADVDVVAAYPITPQTHIVEHLAELVADGELDAEYIPVESEHSAMSACLGSSAAGARTFTATAGQGLELMHEVLYVASAMRFPIVMTVANRALSSPLSVWGDHSDAMAVRDTGWIQIFTENGQEVIDNVICAFRIAEDRDVLLPVMVHLDGFHLSHVIEPMLFPEEEQVKAFLPTNNYPLPLHPSKPVAMGDFAPPVIYTEAKWAQEEILRKSKQTILAVWDAFAKEFGRQYLPVESYRTEDAKTLLFTMGSFSETAMTAIDKLRDEGQKIGLIRLRLWRPFPFEELRQAVKGAETLIVLDRALSTGGPGGPVCSEIRSALYDTTPRPKIVSFVGGMGGRDITEAGFETIIKRGMELAKTGSDKEFQIFGVRE, from the coding sequence ATGACCAAACGGGTAGGTATGGAGGTCTCTGTAGCCATCGGTGAAATGGTGAAAATGGCCGATGTGGATGTGGTGGCGGCTTACCCCATCACCCCTCAGACTCATATAGTGGAGCACCTTGCCGAGCTGGTGGCCGACGGCGAGCTGGATGCTGAATATATTCCCGTAGAGTCCGAACATTCGGCCATGAGCGCCTGTTTGGGCTCGTCGGCTGCGGGGGCGCGCACTTTTACCGCCACCGCCGGTCAGGGCTTGGAGCTGATGCACGAAGTCCTTTATGTGGCTTCGGCCATGCGCTTCCCGATAGTTATGACGGTGGCCAACCGCGCGCTGTCCAGTCCTCTTTCGGTATGGGGCGATCATTCCGATGCGATGGCCGTGCGCGACACCGGCTGGATACAGATTTTCACCGAAAATGGCCAGGAAGTGATCGACAACGTTATCTGCGCCTTCCGCATTGCCGAAGACCGCGACGTTTTGTTGCCCGTCATGGTCCACCTGGACGGCTTCCACCTGTCGCACGTTATCGAACCGATGCTCTTCCCGGAAGAGGAACAGGTGAAGGCTTTCCTGCCAACCAATAATTATCCGCTGCCTCTTCATCCGTCCAAACCTGTCGCCATGGGCGATTTCGCTCCACCTGTTATCTATACCGAGGCCAAGTGGGCGCAGGAAGAGATTCTCAGAAAATCCAAGCAAACCATCCTGGCTGTCTGGGACGCGTTCGCTAAAGAATTCGGACGCCAGTATCTCCCCGTGGAGAGCTACCGTACCGAAGATGCCAAAACACTGCTCTTCACCATGGGCAGCTTCAGCGAGACCGCCATGACGGCCATCGATAAGCTGCGGGACGAAGGCCAGAAAATAGGCCTCATCCGCCTGCGCCTGTGGAGGCCCTTCCCCTTCGAAGAGCTGCGCCAGGCCGTCAAGGGCGCCGAGACCCTCATCGTGCTTGACCGAGCGCTATCGACCGGTGGGCCGGGCGGCCCGGTATGCTCGGAGATACGCTCCGCGCTCTATGATACGACGCCCAGGCCCAAGATAGTCAGTTTCGTGGGCGGCATGGGTGGGCGCGATATCACCGAGGCCGGTTTCGAGACCATCATCAAGCGCGGCATGGAACTGGCCAAAACCGGCAGCGACAAGGAATTCCAAATCTTCGGGGTGAGGGAATAG
- a CDS encoding bifunctional mannosyl-3-phosphoglycerate synthase/mannosyl-3 phosphoglycerate phosphatase, whose amino-acid sequence MRIENPSIVEHLGSVRLQGIRRMLELDSGTQKATPPNVAGQTQLIEREAIEAIEKRMAIVLPVKNEDLKVFEGVLSGLPHDCLIIVVSNSKRSDIDYFKSEKDIVDRFCQATNRRAIVVHQKDPFLARAVEKSGYTELLDEESYIRSGKSEGMLVGILLCGLLGKEFIGFIDTDNFIPGAVWEYSKHYAIGFSLSRSPLTMVRILWRYKPKMLGELYFKKWGRVSEVTNKYLNHLLSTKGRFETEIIKTANAGEHAMSLNLAMRLTYASGYAIETQELISILEQFGGMEPLADKTLTEKGVDVFQTETINPHLHEERGDSEHLYQEMLLPSLSVIYHSPICEESTRKLIYNQLVELDCIKPDEEVPRIQLFPPPQKANLQRMAESLDSQMEDISVPRGWLLGEKGTPKKSSVEARKVVYTDLDGTLLHPLSNSYSQALEGLRHLQEKKVPIIFCSAKTLAEQEILRKELEIRDPFIVENGGAIYIPKEYFRFPFSYNKSAGEYLVIELGASYAEIRQRLKMVVETGGCKFTAFGDIGTEEVARYTGLSLQQAQHAKDRQYSETIIITGNQRDKDLTLDAIHREGLHCAFGGRFFEVSLGSDKGKAVKILNELFKLNFDEIITYGIGDGENDISMLNSVEHPLLVQNADRHWGKVKAKGLVKIKGIGPVGFSQAVKQSVLNLA is encoded by the coding sequence TTGAGAATCGAAAACCCATCAATTGTAGAACATCTGGGTTCAGTTAGACTCCAGGGCATACGCCGTATGCTTGAACTGGACTCGGGGACCCAAAAAGCCACACCTCCAAACGTAGCTGGGCAGACGCAACTCATCGAGCGCGAAGCTATCGAAGCTATCGAAAAAAGAATGGCAATCGTACTCCCGGTTAAGAATGAGGACCTTAAAGTATTTGAGGGTGTATTAAGTGGGTTACCGCACGATTGCCTCATTATAGTTGTCTCAAATAGTAAGCGTAGTGACATAGACTATTTTAAGAGCGAAAAAGACATTGTTGACCGCTTTTGCCAGGCAACCAACCGACGTGCAATCGTAGTCCATCAAAAAGACCCCTTTTTGGCGAGAGCTGTTGAAAAGTCGGGATATACCGAGCTCTTAGATGAGGAAAGTTACATTCGCTCTGGTAAGAGCGAAGGCATGCTCGTCGGAATATTACTTTGTGGTCTTCTTGGTAAGGAATTCATAGGTTTTATCGATACTGACAATTTTATTCCGGGAGCCGTCTGGGAATACTCCAAGCACTATGCTATCGGCTTTTCGTTGTCCCGATCGCCCCTTACAATGGTTCGCATACTCTGGCGTTACAAGCCCAAAATGCTGGGTGAACTGTACTTCAAGAAGTGGGGACGTGTTTCTGAAGTGACCAATAAATACCTGAACCATTTACTGTCCACCAAGGGCAGGTTTGAAACGGAAATAATAAAAACCGCCAATGCCGGGGAGCACGCCATGAGCCTTAACCTGGCGATGCGCTTAACTTACGCTTCCGGGTACGCCATTGAGACACAGGAGCTAATCTCAATCCTGGAGCAATTCGGAGGCATGGAACCTCTTGCTGACAAGACGCTGACAGAAAAAGGCGTGGACGTTTTCCAGACGGAGACTATCAATCCGCACCTGCACGAAGAAAGAGGAGACAGCGAGCATCTATACCAGGAAATGCTCCTGCCGAGCCTTTCGGTTATCTATCACAGCCCAATCTGTGAAGAATCCACCCGCAAATTAATATACAACCAACTGGTTGAGCTCGATTGCATCAAGCCCGATGAGGAAGTGCCTAGAATTCAACTTTTCCCCCCGCCGCAGAAGGCCAATCTACAGCGCATGGCTGAATCTTTAGACAGTCAGATGGAGGATATTTCTGTGCCTCGCGGCTGGCTGCTGGGTGAAAAGGGCACACCGAAAAAATCATCGGTAGAGGCCAGAAAAGTAGTCTATACGGATCTGGACGGAACCCTCCTTCATCCTTTGAGCAACTCTTACTCTCAGGCGCTGGAAGGCTTAAGACACCTCCAGGAAAAGAAAGTCCCTATTATCTTCTGTTCGGCCAAGACTTTGGCGGAGCAGGAAATATTGCGCAAAGAACTGGAGATAAGGGATCCATTTATAGTGGAAAATGGGGGAGCGATATATATCCCCAAAGAATATTTCCGTTTCCCGTTTTCATATAACAAGTCAGCGGGTGAATATCTGGTTATTGAGCTCGGAGCATCGTATGCTGAGATTAGGCAGCGCTTGAAAATGGTAGTCGAAACGGGTGGATGTAAATTCACGGCTTTTGGTGACATTGGGACTGAGGAAGTTGCGCGTTATACTGGACTCAGCCTCCAACAGGCCCAACATGCAAAGGACCGGCAATATAGCGAAACGATAATAATTACTGGTAACCAACGTGATAAAGATTTAACATTGGATGCCATCCACAGAGAAGGATTGCACTGTGCTTTTGGCGGGCGCTTCTTTGAGGTGAGCTTGGGAAGTGATAAAGGTAAAGCAGTAAAAATATTGAATGAACTTTTTAAATTGAACTTCGACGAAATTATCACATACGGCATCGGCGATGGTGAAAATGATATTTCTATGCTGAATTCCGTTGAGCATCCCTTGCTTGTCCAGAACGCCGACAGGCATTGGGGGAAAGTCAAAGCCAAAGGATTGGTGAAAATCAAAGGCATCGGCCCTGTGGGATTCAGCCAAGCTGTAAAGCAGTCTGTCTTGAATTTGGCTTAA
- a CDS encoding dihydropyrimidine dehydrogenase subunit A, whose product MSDIVFSSWGGQVVDNRSGQGVAAAATDIKVPLKYADNDVAAFMSWDGLVITDKNVNVVALADAYMREAAKLACGECSMGLRGTAIISDTLSRIAGGQGKAEDVALLTELADSIQKNVKCDFCANAVIPLRDALKNYREAFNTTAASKEAIPPLDYIKKMTAPCQEACPIHQDVPGYLELIRNRRNTEALEVIRRTNCLPRVTGRTCVAFCEKNCVRQDIDSPLSVRALKRVPADLGIIKPLPSVKGEKKGKVAIIGAGPAGLSAAQHLSLKGYQVYIFDEQAASGGMTFAGIPAYRLPRNVLAGEVDTIASQGVQIRLNTRIRHAEELRYTFKAVLVASGAHQTRESGIDNWNKDYDGLMEGVKFLHDINSGKTIVPKQKMLVVGGGNTAIDCARTALRLGFKESTVVYRRSRHEMPARDEEVKAAEEEGVKFQFLAVPVKIQSQNNRVVGAECIRMELGEPDASGRRKPLPLKGSEFVLPADMVLTAIGETPDFSFLPQGKVDVTSWNSIKTDEDGHTNIPWLFAAGDCTSGPASIVEAMAAGKRAAESLHIYMSKGKVERSEADALDRAFHEVGLSRKRRGPKPAATVRQYPHEMDAEDRSKSFDEVEECFNVQVAACEAERCLRCYRVMLIVKRQG is encoded by the coding sequence ATGAGCGATATAGTATTCAGCAGCTGGGGCGGGCAGGTAGTCGATAACCGCTCAGGCCAGGGGGTTGCCGCAGCCGCCACGGATATCAAGGTTCCTCTCAAGTACGCTGATAACGATGTAGCCGCCTTCATGTCGTGGGACGGGCTGGTTATCACGGATAAAAACGTCAACGTGGTCGCTCTGGCCGATGCTTACATGCGCGAAGCGGCCAAACTGGCCTGCGGCGAGTGCAGCATGGGGTTGCGTGGTACAGCCATTATCTCCGATACGCTCTCGCGTATTGCCGGCGGTCAGGGCAAAGCGGAGGACGTCGCTCTCCTCACCGAGCTGGCCGACAGCATACAAAAGAACGTCAAATGCGATTTCTGCGCCAACGCCGTCATCCCTCTGCGGGATGCCCTCAAAAATTACCGCGAGGCGTTCAACACAACCGCCGCCTCTAAAGAGGCGATACCTCCCTTAGATTACATAAAGAAAATGACAGCTCCCTGTCAGGAAGCCTGTCCCATCCATCAGGACGTTCCGGGTTATCTGGAACTCATCCGCAACCGCCGCAATACGGAGGCTCTCGAAGTGATACGCCGCACCAACTGCCTGCCGCGCGTCACCGGGCGCACCTGCGTGGCCTTCTGCGAGAAAAATTGCGTGCGCCAGGACATAGACTCTCCTCTTTCGGTCCGGGCGCTCAAGCGTGTGCCTGCCGACCTGGGCATCATCAAGCCGCTTCCTTCGGTAAAGGGTGAAAAGAAAGGCAAGGTGGCCATTATCGGCGCCGGCCCGGCCGGGCTCTCCGCCGCGCAGCACCTGTCACTCAAAGGCTATCAGGTTTACATCTTCGATGAGCAGGCGGCATCCGGCGGCATGACATTTGCCGGTATCCCCGCCTATCGTTTACCCAGGAACGTGCTCGCCGGAGAAGTGGACACCATCGCCTCCCAGGGCGTGCAGATACGCCTCAACACGCGTATCAGGCATGCCGAAGAGCTGAGATACACCTTTAAAGCCGTTCTGGTAGCTTCCGGCGCTCATCAGACCCGCGAGAGCGGAATAGACAACTGGAACAAAGACTACGATGGGTTGATGGAGGGGGTTAAATTTCTGCACGACATCAACTCCGGCAAGACTATTGTACCCAAACAGAAGATGCTGGTAGTGGGCGGAGGCAACACCGCTATCGACTGCGCTCGCACTGCTTTAAGGCTGGGATTCAAGGAATCCACAGTGGTCTACCGCCGCAGCCGCCATGAGATGCCGGCCCGCGATGAAGAGGTCAAGGCCGCCGAAGAGGAAGGCGTCAAGTTCCAGTTCCTGGCCGTGCCGGTCAAGATTCAGTCGCAGAACAACAGGGTAGTCGGCGCCGAATGCATCCGTATGGAGCTGGGAGAACCCGATGCCAGCGGCAGGCGTAAACCGCTGCCGTTGAAGGGCTCTGAGTTCGTACTGCCCGCCGATATGGTCCTGACCGCTATCGGGGAAACGCCTGACTTTTCCTTCCTGCCGCAGGGAAAAGTTGACGTGACCAGCTGGAACAGCATTAAAACCGATGAGGATGGCCATACCAATATTCCCTGGCTCTTCGCTGCCGGAGACTGCACGAGTGGCCCGGCGAGTATCGTAGAGGCTATGGCAGCGGGCAAGCGAGCCGCCGAGAGCCTGCATATTTATATGAGCAAAGGGAAGGTGGAGCGCTCTGAGGCGGACGCTCTCGACCGCGCTTTTCACGAGGTCGGCCTCAGCCGCAAGCGCCGGGGGCCCAAACCGGCTGCAACCGTCCGTCAGTACCCGCACGAGATGGACGCCGAAGACCGCTCCAAGAGTTTTGACGAGGTTGAAGAGTGTTTTAACGTCCAGGTGGCCGCGTGCGAGGCCGAACGCTGCCTGCGCTGTTACCGCGTAATGCTTATCGTTAAGAGGCAGGGCTAA
- a CDS encoding 3'-phosphoesterase, with translation MGLKEYKSKRNFASTPEPAGEVVDTGQSRFVVQRHDASHLHFDFRLEMDGVLKSWAVPKGLPEEPGVRRLAVQVEDHPLSYIDFAGTIPEGQYGAGTVEIWGKGEYVLEKKMEKQIEFTLKGKRFSGGYALIHTQGKNWIFIKRLPR, from the coding sequence ATGGGCCTCAAAGAGTACAAAAGCAAACGTAATTTTGCCAGCACTCCGGAACCCGCCGGCGAGGTGGTCGATACCGGCCAGTCGCGCTTCGTGGTACAGCGCCACGATGCCAGCCATCTGCATTTCGATTTCCGGTTGGAGATGGACGGCGTGCTGAAGAGCTGGGCCGTCCCCAAGGGGCTGCCCGAGGAACCCGGGGTACGGCGTCTGGCGGTGCAGGTTGAGGACCACCCCTTGAGCTATATCGACTTTGCGGGAACTATCCCCGAAGGGCAATACGGTGCCGGCACCGTCGAAATCTGGGGCAAAGGCGAATATGTCCTTGAGAAGAAGATGGAAAAGCAAATCGAGTTTACCCTCAAAGGCAAGAGGTTTTCTGGCGGCTATGCTCTCATTCACACCCAGGGCAAGAACTGGATATTTATCAAGCGCTTGCCCAGATAA
- a CDS encoding 4Fe-4S dicluster domain-containing protein — translation MPKPENELTWKDLEIGCIVTTPGSAAAYRTGDWRSQKPEYDFSRCIKCGMCQIYCPEGCVKQNAQGHFEADLYHCKGCGICARECPVWVITMKEEA, via the coding sequence ATGCCTAAACCAGAAAACGAGTTAACCTGGAAAGACCTGGAAATTGGCTGCATCGTCACCACGCCCGGCAGCGCTGCGGCATACCGCACGGGAGACTGGCGTTCTCAGAAACCCGAGTATGATTTCAGCCGCTGCATCAAGTGCGGCATGTGCCAGATATACTGCCCGGAGGGCTGCGTCAAGCAGAATGCCCAGGGTCATTTTGAAGCAGACCTTTATCACTGCAAGGGCTGCGGCATATGCGCCAGGGAATGCCCGGTGTGGGTTATTACCATGAAGGAGGAGGCCTAA
- a CDS encoding cation:proton antiporter: MSILLFVALGGYLIAYRINQSAVVGIILAGILVGPSLLGLVTYTDFVSSLATLGAIVLLFTIGLEFEVKEIAKVKYFIIALLGVIVPWAGGYFLSKAFGYDFKAAVFIGTALTATSIAVTANVLREMGKLQTDAAKAIIGAAVVDDILALLALSLSESLVSDSVQLLPIVFTSVKAIGFIGVGILIGKMLLTRMLSRFEKSKLAEKYPESIFIFAMMVAFLYSIAAELVGLSAIVGSFLAGASFAGVHLKCSAVFKEGAEHLQIIFASIFFISLGVIMDLRVVTASLLWFVAALTIVAILTKVIGCGGAARILGLDIRNSLIVGMGMVPRGEVAMIVALIGLNQQLITQSTYSALILMALLTTVIPPIILRNWLFKERREKKQALTPS, encoded by the coding sequence ATGAGTATTCTGCTATTTGTGGCTCTGGGAGGATATCTCATTGCCTACCGCATAAATCAGTCAGCTGTCGTAGGCATCATACTGGCCGGCATACTGGTAGGCCCCAGCCTGCTCGGACTGGTTACTTATACCGATTTCGTATCCAGCCTGGCAACCCTCGGCGCAATTGTCCTGCTGTTCACCATCGGCCTTGAGTTCGAAGTAAAAGAAATCGCCAAGGTTAAATATTTTATCATCGCCCTGCTCGGTGTGATTGTACCCTGGGCCGGGGGATACTTTCTCTCCAAAGCATTCGGATATGATTTCAAGGCAGCAGTGTTCATCGGAACGGCGCTCACTGCCACCAGCATTGCCGTCACGGCCAATGTGCTCAGGGAAATGGGCAAGCTTCAGACCGATGCCGCCAAAGCCATCATAGGGGCGGCGGTGGTGGATGATATTCTGGCACTCTTGGCGTTGTCTCTTTCCGAGAGTCTGGTTTCCGATTCAGTTCAACTGTTACCGATTGTATTCACTTCTGTCAAAGCAATTGGTTTCATCGGAGTTGGAATATTAATCGGCAAAATGCTGCTCACGAGGATGCTATCCCGGTTTGAAAAAAGTAAACTGGCTGAAAAATACCCCGAGTCCATTTTCATTTTTGCCATGATGGTGGCTTTTCTCTACAGCATCGCGGCTGAGTTGGTGGGACTCTCGGCTATCGTGGGCTCATTCCTGGCGGGCGCCTCTTTTGCCGGCGTTCATCTGAAATGCTCAGCAGTATTCAAAGAAGGCGCCGAACACCTGCAAATCATATTCGCTTCGATATTCTTCATTTCACTGGGCGTCATCATGGACCTGCGCGTAGTCACTGCCAGCCTGCTGTGGTTCGTGGCAGCACTGACCATAGTGGCTATATTGACCAAGGTCATAGGGTGCGGTGGAGCCGCTAGAATTCTGGGCCTGGATATACGCAATTCACTCATAGTCGGCATGGGTATGGTGCCCCGCGGCGAGGTAGCCATGATTGTTGCTCTGATAGGTCTCAACCAGCAGCTTATCACGCAGAGCACCTATTCGGCGCTGATATTGATGGCTCTCCTGACAACGGTTATCCCGCCGATTATTCTCAGAAACTGGTTGTTTAAAGAACGCCGTGAGAAAAAGCAGGCTCTTACTCCATCCTGA
- a CDS encoding 4Fe-4S dicluster domain-containing protein, whose translation MVKLTIDNKPVEVEEGATILEAAVKAGVTIPTLCYNEELSPAGACRVCAVEIAHENGPITVTACNYPVAQGMVVSTKSEKAVKARKLAVEMLMAQRPHSEKIAKLAQTLGLGEPRFSVKTDECILCRLCVRACQEVVGANAITFIAQGLERENKEAAVVWDIEKCIACGSCAYICPTLAATLEDNQGMRTINTPSVKMEFKLKACTKCGSFYAPEKQLAYMARTAKLPIEKFDLCPDCRD comes from the coding sequence ATGGTAAAACTGACTATTGATAATAAGCCTGTTGAAGTTGAAGAAGGCGCTACCATCCTCGAAGCGGCGGTAAAAGCCGGGGTTACTATTCCTACGCTTTGCTATAACGAAGAGTTGTCGCCGGCTGGTGCCTGCCGCGTATGTGCCGTCGAGATAGCCCACGAGAACGGACCGATAACGGTCACGGCATGCAATTATCCGGTGGCCCAGGGCATGGTTGTAAGTACCAAATCCGAGAAGGCAGTCAAGGCCCGCAAGCTGGCGGTCGAGATGCTCATGGCGCAGCGCCCGCACTCGGAAAAGATAGCCAAACTGGCGCAGACTCTGGGTCTTGGCGAACCGCGCTTTTCCGTCAAGACTGACGAGTGCATCCTGTGCCGGCTCTGTGTACGCGCCTGCCAGGAAGTAGTGGGCGCCAATGCCATCACTTTCATCGCTCAGGGACTTGAAAGAGAAAACAAAGAAGCCGCCGTGGTCTGGGACATTGAGAAATGCATCGCCTGCGGCTCCTGCGCCTATATCTGTCCTACACTGGCGGCGACACTCGAGGACAACCAGGGAATGAGGACCATCAATACCCCCAGCGTCAAGATGGAGTTCAAGCTCAAAGCCTGTACCAAATGCGGCAGCTTCTACGCGCCGGAAAAGCAGCTGGCCTATATGGCCAGGACCGCCAAGCTGCCCATCGAGAAATTCGACCTGTGCCCCGATTGCCGGGACTAG
- a CDS encoding pyruvate synthase, which produces MIAIRLHGRGGQGAVTSAELVAQTAIAEGKYAQAFPAFGPERRGAPVQAFIRISDKQIRVRAEVTEPDIVVVLDPGLLTIVKITAGLKKNGLVVVNTKSIDSVPADIRANYRVAVIDANLVAKEVLGVPIVNTTMLGALIKASGVVKLEDLAEPLKHRFGKLAEKNFKAMKRAYDETQVKEMMPNA; this is translated from the coding sequence ATCATCGCCATCAGATTGCATGGCCGCGGCGGCCAGGGGGCAGTCACCTCAGCCGAACTGGTGGCCCAGACGGCCATCGCCGAGGGCAAATACGCCCAGGCATTCCCCGCCTTCGGCCCCGAACGCCGCGGAGCCCCCGTCCAGGCCTTCATCCGTATCAGCGACAAGCAGATTCGCGTACGGGCGGAAGTTACAGAACCGGATATTGTCGTGGTGCTCGACCCCGGTCTTCTCACCATCGTCAAAATTACCGCCGGCCTCAAGAAAAACGGTCTGGTGGTGGTCAATACCAAATCTATAGACAGCGTGCCGGCGGACATCCGCGCCAACTACCGCGTGGCAGTCATTGATGCCAACCTAGTCGCTAAAGAGGTGCTGGGAGTACCTATCGTCAATACCACCATGCTGGGCGCTCTCATAAAGGCTTCCGGTGTAGTCAAGTTGGAGGATCTGGCCGAACCCCTCAAGCACCGTTTTGGAAAGCTGGCAGAAAAGAATTTCAAAGCTATGAAGCGCGCTTATGATGAAACCCAGGTAAAGGAGATGATGCCCAATGCCTAA
- a CDS encoding pyruvate synthase subunit beta yields the protein MQNLNVYAPRLIPKEEPFAPGHRACIGCGEVLAVRLATKAMGKNVIVVNATGCMEIIASQIPNTSWNVPWIHTLFENTAAVASGVESGLKAMMRKGRIPQEEINVAAIAGDGATLDIGLQALSGAMERGHKFLYICFDNEAYMNTGIQRSSSTPFGASTTTSPAGKQSQGQFSWKKDMPAIAVAHNIPYVATACPSYPFDMMEKVKKAMSVKGPSYIQIFSVCPTGWRCAGDLTIRIGRLAVETGVFPLYEVENGKYKMSMDFPRLKPLIDYTKLQGRFRHLSPEALEQIQAKVVQKYQEIKAKAAGEVCA from the coding sequence ATGCAGAATTTGAATGTTTATGCCCCCAGGCTCATACCTAAAGAGGAGCCTTTTGCGCCGGGACACCGCGCCTGCATCGGCTGTGGCGAGGTGCTGGCGGTGCGGCTGGCTACCAAAGCCATGGGGAAGAATGTCATCGTCGTCAACGCCACCGGCTGCATGGAGATTATCGCCTCCCAGATACCCAATACCTCCTGGAACGTGCCCTGGATACACACCCTTTTCGAGAATACGGCGGCCGTGGCCTCGGGCGTGGAATCCGGCCTGAAAGCCATGATGCGCAAAGGGCGCATCCCGCAGGAAGAGATAAACGTGGCGGCCATCGCCGGAGACGGCGCTACCCTCGACATCGGTCTACAAGCCCTGTCGGGCGCCATGGAGCGCGGCCACAAATTCCTCTACATTTGCTTCGATAACGAGGCCTATATGAACACCGGCATCCAGCGCTCTTCTTCCACTCCGTTTGGCGCTTCCACCACTACCTCACCAGCCGGCAAGCAGAGCCAGGGACAGTTCTCCTGGAAAAAAGACATGCCGGCTATTGCCGTGGCGCATAACATACCATACGTAGCCACCGCCTGCCCCAGCTATCCGTTCGACATGATGGAAAAGGTTAAAAAGGCCATGAGCGTAAAGGGGCCGTCGTATATTCAGATATTCTCGGTCTGTCCCACCGGCTGGCGCTGCGCTGGCGACCTGACTATACGCATCGGCCGCCTGGCTGTTGAGACCGGCGTCTTCCCGCTCTACGAGGTGGAGAACGGCAAATACAAGATGAGCATGGATTTCCCCAGGCTCAAACCTCTCATCGACTACACCAAGTTGCAGGGTCGTTTCCGCCATCTATCTCCCGAAGCTCTGGAGCAGATTCAGGCTAAAGTGGTCCAGAAATATCAGGAAATCAAGGCCAAGGCCGCCGGCGAGGTGTGCGCATGA